The following is a genomic window from Bacteroidota bacterium.
GTTTTTTGAATATGATTTATATCTTATTCTCGGATTGCTCGCGCTGCGGTTAATTTCCCAATGGATAATTTTCAAGTTCGCCCTTGCTCAATTAAAAGAGAAAGATTTATTCTTAACTTCGTTGTTCGCAGAATTGTTTTTGCTGGTGTTTTATCCGGCACTTTCAATTTCAAACGCGCTCTTCCGCAGAAAAAAATGGAAAAGAATATAAGCGGCAATCTTTCCGCCAAAGGAGTTTACGACTGGAAACTTATTCAGCGCGCCTTGAAAAAAGGCGACCAGAAAGCGTTTGCTGAACTGATGGGAAGATACAAGGATACCATTTTTTTTACTCTGCTGAAAATGATTCGCGATAAAGATGACGCGGAAGATTTAACCATTGAAGCATTCGGAAAGGCATTCCGGAATCTTAGCCAGTACACTCCCGATTTTTCCTTCAGCACGTGGCTTTTTAAAATTGCCACCAACAACTGCATTGACTTTATCCGAAAAAGAAAAGAAGCAGTTTCTCTTGACCGTACGTATGAAACGAAGGATGGCAACACAGTTTCCATTGAACCGCCATCAAATTTCCTGAACCCCGAAGAAAAAGCCATTAAGAAGCAAAAAATAAAACTCATGCATACAGTTGTGGAAAAACTTCAGCTCCGTTACCGCAGGTTAATCGAACTGCGGTATTTCCAGGAAAAAACATACGAAGAAATAGCCGCAGAACTGAAACTGCCCATAGGAACCGTGAAAGCCCAGCTTTTTCGCGCCCGCGAACTGCTCTATCATACCCTCAGGCGCATGGAAGACAAAATTTAATTCTTTCGCAGAATTATTCTCCAAAATATTTTTGTTTCATCTCAAATAAATTTTACCTTTGTTGTTTGTATCTCAAAACACCTTCTTAAAAAACACCGGATGAAAAAATTTTTACCCGTATTCTTCATCGCCCTGAATTTTTTCTTCACCGCAAAATTATTCGCGCAGGATAATGTTGGCATCGGAACCAACACGCCCAACGCCAGCGCGCTGCTGGAACTTCTTTCCACCAATAAGGGATTGCTGATTCCCAGAGTTCCTCTGCTATCGAACACCGATGTGGTAACTATTCCTTCCCCTGCGGTAAGTTTACTGGTATATAATACCAATGCCGCTATGGTGAACGGAGGATTAGGTTTCTGGTACTGGGACGGAACACAATGGGTGCAGGCAATTGGTCCTGCCGGTCCTATGGGCCCGATGGGTCCCACCGGTCCTGCAGGAGCAAACGGAGCCACTGGTCCGCAAGGTCCCACGGGTGCAGCAGGCGCTAACGGAAATAATGGAGCAACGGGTCCAACCGGTGATACAGGTCCTGCCGGTGCAAATGGAACTAACGGAACAAATGGAGTAACCGGTCCCACAGGAGATACAGGCCCTGCCGGTGCGAATGGAACTAATGGAACCAACGGAACAAATGGCGTAACGGGTCCTACCGGTGCAAACGGAACGAATGGAACCAACGGAACAAATGGTACCAATGGTACCAACGGAACAAATGGCGTAACGGGTCCTACCGGTGCAAACGGAACGAATGGAACCAACGGAACTAATGGTACC
Proteins encoded in this region:
- a CDS encoding sigma-70 family RNA polymerase sigma factor, which encodes MEKNISGNLSAKGVYDWKLIQRALKKGDQKAFAELMGRYKDTIFFTLLKMIRDKDDAEDLTIEAFGKAFRNLSQYTPDFSFSTWLFKIATNNCIDFIRKRKEAVSLDRTYETKDGNTVSIEPPSNFLNPEEKAIKKQKIKLMHTVVEKLQLRYRRLIELRYFQEKTYEEIAAELKLPIGTVKAQLFRARELLYHTLRRMEDKI